The following are from one region of the bacterium HR11 genome:
- the pilQ_2 gene encoding Type IV pilus biogenesis and competence protein PilQ codes for MKHRGLTGPLRRAWGLGLILGFMLAWLRPSGAAELRDFSFHVTASATDLVFTFDPAVRPEVAEKGLDLVLRLPTDANLDRLATPVSISSPQVRRVWAAPERHEVRIERNQVLPYEVHPQANGFVIRVYGVSARGEPGASPNPAGRTGATPPEPIPPAAPATARDVTILQLEDAAVVVKLTMEGSPSTTRWKPSRLSNPVRWVFDIEPLRFKPLAWKRSPQHAWLKQLRVAQFQTEPSPVTRVVMEVTAENLQPDVQVEPDGLRIALVRPTATASSAPSGTEPESAPAQETASTPSPTTPPPPTAPPSSPEPVLPSAPPTVETGPDAGVPGPGSQAPSVQPPTAEKPSPVPPPTADWDPRFFDTRDIVFYQAQTEQEAQEAAKKAQELAIFKERAIAGPKKYEGEPITLEFTDVHIKDLMGVFSDISGLNILLDPKVEGEQYRIPVLRLKYVPWDQALDLVLRMLNLGYVLEGNVLRVAPIEDLRKEAEERQKLQENIGTLQTVIKPLSYADATQVSQLASRLLTPRGEIFVDTRTNTLIIKETDVNMPNILNLIATLDTPIPQVNIEVRIVETRRTFTQQLGIQWGFRGLMSPALGNSTSLVFPNSITIGGNVIQATTGITGNPLGGYAVNLPSLQAPTGAMLLSFGSVMDTFRLDLALMALESAGLARVISSPRISTQNNQKADIQSGDQIPVQTIVNNTIQVQYVSATLHLAVTPQITADGSVILKVRVENKRPDFSRLVLGIPPIITQEAETVLLVKDGSTVVLGGIIRANEETTQARLPWIHRIPIIGWFFKNRNLTQENNELLIFLTPRIAKLS; via the coding sequence ATGAAACATCGGGGCCTGACAGGACCTCTTCGAAGGGCGTGGGGCCTGGGGCTGATATTGGGGTTCATGCTGGCATGGCTCCGACCCTCGGGCGCCGCCGAACTCCGGGACTTCTCGTTCCACGTCACGGCCTCGGCCACAGACCTGGTCTTTACGTTCGACCCGGCCGTCCGCCCCGAGGTGGCCGAGAAGGGCTTGGACCTCGTCCTTCGCCTGCCGACCGATGCGAATCTGGACCGACTGGCCACGCCCGTTTCGATCAGCTCTCCCCAAGTCCGGCGCGTCTGGGCGGCGCCCGAACGTCACGAGGTCCGCATCGAACGCAACCAAGTCCTCCCCTATGAAGTCCACCCCCAGGCCAATGGCTTTGTCATACGGGTTTATGGCGTGTCGGCCCGGGGCGAGCCCGGGGCCTCCCCCAACCCTGCCGGTCGGACCGGCGCGACGCCCCCAGAGCCGATCCCGCCGGCGGCACCGGCCACGGCTCGCGACGTGACGATCCTCCAGCTGGAAGACGCCGCCGTGGTCGTGAAGCTAACGATGGAGGGTTCACCATCGACGACTCGCTGGAAGCCCTCGCGCCTCTCGAATCCCGTCCGCTGGGTCTTTGACATCGAGCCCTTGCGATTTAAGCCCCTGGCCTGGAAGCGGTCGCCTCAGCATGCGTGGCTCAAGCAACTGCGGGTTGCCCAATTCCAGACCGAGCCGAGCCCCGTGACCCGAGTCGTTATGGAGGTGACGGCCGAGAACCTGCAACCCGACGTGCAGGTCGAGCCGGATGGCCTTCGTATCGCTCTGGTCCGCCCGACGGCGACTGCAAGCTCGGCGCCATCCGGGACGGAGCCTGAATCCGCTCCTGCCCAGGAGACGGCGTCGACGCCTTCGCCGACGACACCGCCCCCGCCGACGGCACCCCCGTCATCTCCGGAACCGGTCTTGCCGTCGGCCCCGCCGACGGTGGAGACGGGACCCGATGCAGGGGTCCCGGGTCCCGGGTCTCAGGCCCCCAGCGTCCAGCCCCCGACCGCTGAGAAGCCCTCTCCGGTTCCCCCGCCGACGGCTGACTGGGACCCCCGGTTCTTTGATACCCGAGACATCGTCTTCTATCAGGCCCAGACGGAACAGGAAGCCCAGGAAGCCGCCAAGAAGGCGCAGGAGCTGGCCATCTTTAAGGAGCGGGCCATCGCCGGCCCTAAGAAATATGAAGGCGAGCCGATCACCCTGGAGTTCACCGACGTCCACATCAAGGACTTAATGGGTGTCTTTAGCGATATCTCGGGTCTCAACATCTTGCTGGACCCCAAAGTCGAGGGCGAACAGTACCGGATCCCCGTCCTGCGCCTTAAGTATGTCCCCTGGGACCAAGCCCTTGATTTGGTCCTGCGGATGCTGAATCTCGGCTACGTCTTGGAGGGGAACGTCTTACGGGTTGCCCCCATCGAGGACCTCCGGAAAGAGGCCGAGGAACGGCAAAAACTGCAGGAGAACATCGGTACGCTCCAGACGGTCATTAAGCCCTTAAGCTACGCCGACGCCACCCAGGTCAGCCAGCTGGCCTCCCGCCTCCTGACGCCCCGGGGCGAAATCTTCGTCGACACGCGGACAAACACGCTCATCATCAAGGAAACCGACGTCAACATGCCGAACATCCTGAACCTGATTGCGACCCTCGACACGCCGATTCCCCAGGTCAACATCGAGGTCCGGATTGTCGAGACCCGGCGGACCTTCACCCAGCAGTTAGGCATCCAGTGGGGCTTCCGGGGTCTGATGTCGCCGGCCCTGGGGAACTCGACGAGCCTGGTATTCCCCAACAGCATCACCATCGGCGGCAATGTCATTCAGGCCACGACGGGTATCACGGGGAATCCCCTGGGAGGCTACGCCGTCAATCTGCCGTCCCTCCAAGCCCCGACGGGTGCCATGCTCCTGTCCTTCGGGTCCGTGATGGACACCTTCCGATTGGACCTGGCCCTGATGGCCCTCGAGTCGGCGGGCCTGGCGCGCGTCATTTCGAGCCCCCGGATTTCGACCCAGAACAATCAGAAGGCCGACATCCAGTCGGGTGACCAGATCCCCGTCCAGACGATCGTCAACAACACGATTCAGGTCCAGTACGTGAGTGCGACCTTGCACCTGGCCGTCACGCCCCAGATCACGGCCGACGGTTCCGTCATCCTGAAGGTCCGGGTCGAAAACAAGCGGCCCGACTTCAGTCGGCTCGTCCTGGGGATCCCGCCCATCATCACCCAGGAAGCCGAGACGGTCCTGCTCGTCAAGGACGGCTCGACGGTCGTCTTGGGCGGCATCATCCGGGCCAACGAGGAGACGACGCAAGCCCGTCTCCCCTGGATCCACCGGATCCCCATCATCGGCTGGTTCTTCAAGAACCGGAACCTGACCCAGGAAAACAACGAACTCCTCATCTTCTTAACCCCCCGTATCGCCAAGCTGTCTTGA